GCAGCGGAGCCCCGCAGTCGCGAACGAAAGGCCGGCACCGTGAGCACCTCGAACTACGCCACCGAGCGCGAGACCAGCGAGGGTCGGGTCTTCAACGTCACCGGTGGGGACTGGGACGACGTCGTCTCGGGCGTCGACCCGATCAACGAGGGTCGGATCGTCGTCAACATGGGTCCGCAGCACCCGTCCACGCACGGCGTGCTCCGGTTGATTCTGGAGCTGGAGGGCGAGACGGTCCGGGAGGCCCGCTCGGTCGTCGGCTACCTGCACACCGGCATCGAGAAGAACCTGGAGTACCGCAACTGGGTACAGGGTTCGACCTTCGTGACCCGGATGGACTACCTCTCCCCGATCTTCAACGAGACGGCGTACTCCCTCGCGGTGGAGAAGCTGCTCGGCATCACCGACGACGTGACCGAGCGGGCCAACACCATCCGGGTGCTCATGATGGAGCTGAACCGGATCTCCTCGCACCTGGTGTGGCTGGCCACCACGGGCATGGAGCTGGGCGCCATCTCGATCATGCTCTACGGCTTCCGGGAGCGCGAGTACATCCTGGAGATCTTCGAGCTGATCACCGGCCTGCGGATGAACCACGCGTACGTCCGGCCGGGCGGGGTCGCCCAGGACGTGCCGGACGAGGCGATCGTCAAGATCCGCGAGTTCCTGAAGGTCATGCCGAAGCGGCTCAAGGAGTACGAGGATCTCCTCTCCGGCCAGCCGATCTGGTTGGAGCGGACGCGTAACGTCGCGGTGCTCGACGTGACCGGCTGCGTGGCGCTCGGCGTCACCGGGCCGGTGCTCCGCTCGGCGGGCCTGGCCTGGGACCTGCGCAAGACGATGCCGTACTGCGGCTACGAGACGTACGAGTTCGACGTGCCGACGCACACCGACGGCGACGTCTGGGGCCGGTACCTGGTCCGGATGGCCGAGATGCGGGAGTCGCTCAAGCTGGTCGAGCAGGCGCTGGACCGGCTCAGGCCGGGCCCGGTGATGGTGGCCGACAAGAAGATCGCCTGGCCGGCGCAGCTGGCCATCGGCGTCGACGGCATGGGCAACTCGCTGGAGCACGTCGCCAAGATCATGGGCCAGTCGATGGAGTCCCTGATCCACCACTTCAAGCTGGTGACGGAGGGCTTCCGGGTGCCGCCGGGCCAGGTCTACGTCGGCATCGAGTCGCCCCGCGGCGAGCTGGGCGTGCACGCGGTCTCCGACGGCGGGACCCGGCCGTACCGGGTGCACTACCGGGAGCCGAGCTTCGTCAACCTCCAGGCCCTGCCCGCGATGGCCGAGGGCGGCCTGATCGCCGACGTGATCGCCGGCGGCGCCTCGCTGGACCCCGTCATGGGAGGTTGTGACCGGTGACTGTCTTCACTGACGAGACGCGGACCAGGGCACGGGAGATCATCGCCCGCTACCCGGCGGACCGGTCCCGCTCGGCCCTGCTGCCCCTGCTGCACCTCGTGCA
This is a stretch of genomic DNA from Micromonospora sp. WMMD1082. It encodes these proteins:
- a CDS encoding NADH-quinone oxidoreductase subunit D, with the translated sequence MSTSNYATERETSEGRVFNVTGGDWDDVVSGVDPINEGRIVVNMGPQHPSTHGVLRLILELEGETVREARSVVGYLHTGIEKNLEYRNWVQGSTFVTRMDYLSPIFNETAYSLAVEKLLGITDDVTERANTIRVLMMELNRISSHLVWLATTGMELGAISIMLYGFREREYILEIFELITGLRMNHAYVRPGGVAQDVPDEAIVKIREFLKVMPKRLKEYEDLLSGQPIWLERTRNVAVLDVTGCVALGVTGPVLRSAGLAWDLRKTMPYCGYETYEFDVPTHTDGDVWGRYLVRMAEMRESLKLVEQALDRLRPGPVMVADKKIAWPAQLAIGVDGMGNSLEHVAKIMGQSMESLIHHFKLVTEGFRVPPGQVYVGIESPRGELGVHAVSDGGTRPYRVHYREPSFVNLQALPAMAEGGLIADVIAGGASLDPVMGGCDR